From a single Nostoc edaphicum CCNP1411 genomic region:
- a CDS encoding SfnB family sulfur acquisition oxidoreductase, with product MTSVINTDQKAHIIRDDKEAIAIAHELAAEFAKGDSERDQTRRLPAEEVEKFSQSGLWGITVPKEYGGAFVSSATLAEVVKIISEADSSLGQIPQNHLYMVEAVRLDGTDEQKKFFFDLVLQGKRFGNAFSEIGTKSVNDVQTKLTPDGSDFVLNGRKYYSAGALLAHWVPVIASNPDGKTVVAFVERDAEGLTLLDDWTSFGQRTTASGTTIIENVKVKSEHVIPHYLAFERATPMGAIAQIIQAAVDVGIAKAAVRDTIHFVRNYTRPWVDSNLEKGYEDPLTLYNLGNVQIQVHASEALLRRAGEFLDVANESGLEEPKVVEASIAVAEAKALATEAALLATNKLFELAGTKSTLEEFNYNRHWRNARAHTLHDPVRWKYYAVGNYFLNGVYPPRHPWL from the coding sequence ATGACATCAGTAATTAATACTGACCAGAAGGCGCATATTATTCGGGATGACAAAGAAGCGATCGCGATCGCTCACGAATTAGCAGCGGAGTTTGCCAAAGGAGACTCAGAGCGCGATCAAACTCGGCGTTTGCCTGCTGAGGAAGTGGAAAAGTTTTCCCAGAGCGGATTGTGGGGAATTACAGTTCCTAAAGAATACGGCGGTGCTTTTGTCTCAAGTGCCACCCTCGCAGAAGTAGTTAAAATCATTTCCGAAGCTGACTCTAGCCTCGGTCAAATTCCTCAAAACCACCTCTACATGGTGGAAGCAGTCCGGTTGGATGGTACGGATGAGCAGAAAAAGTTCTTCTTTGATTTGGTTCTACAAGGTAAACGCTTTGGTAACGCCTTCTCGGAAATTGGCACTAAGTCTGTGAACGATGTGCAGACAAAATTAACACCAGATGGATCTGACTTCGTACTCAACGGACGCAAATATTACTCTGCTGGGGCACTATTGGCACATTGGGTTCCTGTGATTGCCAGTAATCCAGATGGTAAAACAGTGGTGGCATTTGTCGAAAGAGATGCCGAAGGATTAACCCTACTTGATGATTGGACAAGCTTCGGACAGCGTACCACTGCTAGCGGCACTACCATTATTGAAAATGTGAAAGTTAAGTCAGAACACGTGATTCCGCACTATTTAGCCTTTGAGCGGGCCACACCAATGGGTGCGATCGCGCAAATCATTCAAGCTGCTGTAGACGTGGGAATTGCTAAAGCCGCAGTCCGTGACACCATCCACTTTGTTCGTAACTATACCCGCCCTTGGGTTGACAGCAATTTAGAAAAAGGCTATGAAGATCCGCTGACACTATATAACTTAGGCAATGTCCAAATTCAGGTTCACGCTTCTGAAGCATTGCTGCGTCGTGCAGGCGAATTTCTTGACGTTGCCAACGAGTCAGGCTTAGAAGAACCCAAGGTAGTTGAGGCATCGATCGCAGTTGCCGAAGCCAAAGCTTTAGCCACCGAAGCAGCTTTACTAGCTACCAACAAATTGTTTGAACTAGCAGGTACTAAATCCACATTGGAAGAATTCAACTACAATCGCCACTGGCGAAATGCCCGCGCTCACACACTCCACGATCCCGTGCGTTGGAAGTACTACGCTGTTGGTAACTACTTCCTGAATGGTGTCTATCCCCCGCGCCATCCTTGGTTGTAA
- the sfnG gene encoding dimethylsulfone monooxygenase SfnG, with translation MVDIKFAYWIPNVSGGLVVSKIPQRTDWTYEYNAQLAQTAEEVGFEYALAQARFIASYGAEYQLEALTTVSALAPVTKKLKLIAAVHPGLWHPGVVAKIGASIDFLSNGRFALNVVSGWFKDEFTIYGEHWLDHDERYRRSEEFIRVLKGLWTEDEFHFKGDFYRINGGWVKPRPINQNPHPEIFQGGNSKAARRMAGRVSDWYFMNGNTIEGVKEQIAEVSELASLEGRTIKFGLNSFIIVRDTEAEAHEVLRDIIAQADVEAVKGFGEAVKQAGSSTREGQGMWANSNFEDLVQYNDGFRSGLIGTAEQVAEKIRQFHAVGVDLILGGFLHYTDDLPAFGKTVIPIVRELKSNRRTADELVVV, from the coding sequence ATGGTAGATATTAAGTTCGCGTACTGGATTCCCAACGTCAGCGGTGGGTTAGTTGTTAGTAAAATTCCCCAACGCACAGATTGGACTTACGAATATAATGCTCAACTAGCTCAGACAGCTGAAGAAGTTGGATTTGAATATGCTCTAGCACAAGCCAGATTTATCGCTAGTTATGGCGCTGAGTACCAGCTAGAGGCACTTACAACTGTGTCGGCTCTGGCTCCTGTCACCAAGAAATTGAAGTTGATTGCAGCAGTTCACCCTGGATTGTGGCATCCGGGAGTAGTTGCCAAAATCGGTGCAAGTATTGATTTTCTCTCTAACGGTCGGTTTGCTCTAAATGTAGTTAGCGGTTGGTTCAAAGACGAATTCACTATATATGGTGAACATTGGTTAGACCATGACGAACGATATCGTCGTTCAGAAGAATTTATCCGCGTTCTCAAGGGTTTGTGGACTGAGGATGAATTTCACTTCAAGGGCGACTTTTACCGCATTAACGGCGGTTGGGTGAAGCCTAGACCAATTAATCAGAATCCCCACCCGGAGATATTCCAAGGTGGTAACTCCAAAGCAGCGCGGCGGATGGCTGGCCGCGTCTCCGATTGGTATTTCATGAATGGTAACACCATAGAAGGCGTGAAAGAGCAGATTGCAGAGGTATCTGAATTAGCGAGTCTTGAAGGACGCACAATTAAGTTTGGTTTGAATTCCTTTATCATCGTGCGAGATACGGAAGCAGAAGCCCATGAAGTATTGCGCGATATTATTGCCCAAGCCGATGTAGAGGCGGTGAAGGGATTTGGCGAAGCCGTGAAACAGGCGGGATCTTCTACTCGTGAAGGTCAGGGAATGTGGGCGAATTCCAATTTTGAAGACTTGGTGCAGTATAACGATGGCTTCCGATCGGGTTTGATTGGCACGGCTGAACAAGTAGCTGAAAAGATTCGCCAGTTCCATGCAGTGGGAGTCGATCTAATTCTTGGTGGCTTTTTACACTACACGGATGATTTGCCTGCATTTGGTAAGACAGTAATACCAATTGTGCGCGAACTTAAATCTAATCGTCGGACAGCTGATGAGTTGGTTGTGGTGTAA
- a CDS encoding LLM class flavin-dependent oxidoreductase: protein MTLQFGIWSPVCGGWLRVVNHEANLSTQDLVKLAVQADELGYDFYYIPEHYLNAVHGPKYNVADAWITAVLASLNTKKIKIVAAVQPGFKLPAVVANLSANIQNQLSKGRFALSGIAGWWKLEVESYGDIWLPHSDRYARLEEYIDVIKGLWTVEGFNYIGKYYTIKGGILADQPTPTPPIFIAGESDRAINLAARLGDYLFINADDPEKTAALVQKVKRLASDRYGRQIKVAMSAFAIVGEDTSQAEDRLEAIYRSADQQQIKYFQEQIDPNVVAHNKLDISQTIEANLGLSAQLVGDRYTVIRRLKEYEAVGVDLIVLKFESMLEDTIRFHKLVISEYRQQSSLITL, encoded by the coding sequence ATGACACTTCAGTTTGGAATTTGGTCGCCGGTCTGCGGTGGATGGTTGCGCGTTGTCAACCATGAGGCTAATTTATCCACCCAAGATTTGGTAAAACTGGCAGTTCAAGCAGACGAGTTAGGTTATGACTTCTATTACATTCCGGAACATTACTTAAATGCAGTTCATGGGCCTAAATATAATGTCGCTGACGCTTGGATTACAGCAGTTTTAGCAAGTTTGAACACCAAGAAGATCAAGATTGTTGCAGCCGTACAACCTGGTTTTAAACTGCCTGCGGTGGTTGCCAATTTGAGTGCAAACATTCAAAATCAACTGAGTAAAGGCAGATTTGCTCTCAGTGGTATTGCAGGTTGGTGGAAATTAGAAGTAGAAAGCTATGGAGATATCTGGCTACCTCACAGCGATCGCTACGCCCGATTAGAAGAGTATATTGATGTAATCAAGGGGCTGTGGACAGTCGAAGGCTTTAATTATATTGGCAAATACTACACTATTAAGGGTGGTATTCTCGCAGATCAGCCGACACCAACACCACCCATTTTCATTGCTGGGGAATCAGATCGGGCAATTAACCTAGCAGCTCGTCTGGGAGATTATCTATTTATCAACGCTGATGATCCTGAGAAAACGGCAGCATTGGTGCAGAAAGTGAAAAGATTAGCTAGCGATCGCTATGGTCGTCAGATTAAAGTAGCAATGAGTGCCTTTGCGATCGTTGGTGAAGATACTTCCCAAGCCGAAGACAGATTAGAAGCGATTTACCGTTCTGCCGATCAGCAGCAGATTAAGTACTTTCAAGAGCAAATCGATCCGAATGTAGTCGCCCACAACAAACTAGACATCAGTCAAACCATTGAAGCCAATCTCGGTTTATCTGCTCAACTGGTTGGCGATCGCTATACTGTTATTCGACGCCTGAAAGAATACGAAGCCGTTGGCGTTGACTTAATAGTACTGAAATTTGAATCTATGTTAGAAGACACTATTCGCTTCCACAAACTAGTTATTTCCGAATATAGACAGCAGAGTAGCTTAATTACCTTGTAA
- a CDS encoding LysR family transcriptional regulator: protein MNKIKLEDITLNHLKILKAVDDCGSFSKAAQKLGYSQALISKKVKQIEDYFGVILLNRSPGSICLTNKGRKLISQTLNVVETVENLQEEFQATFSAEGEDLILGATSLILEVWLKQYLQRFQLCFPGRNLKEITVKNNRFFSNSQLLEMDLLLNSCAGYKEEHHCTRLKTHKMLLVSFGASKYLNEHSLVKINDIDLTDIVLLDEVHQELSKNEFLMNKLSGVQVLHSYQDVLKYADKNQKLTILPDFCQADIISQYQVLTFPIQDINEYGIYLHVPRFSELLISAESLVRSFRLDPDNLESLPNVNLFLGSCSPKEENVLRIGIQRDSIGQFIAGYGTKYISDLQKASSLEQAMFKNIEINRDFELQILPFASGEQMNRQMKRGELDICILDDISLLNNGSQFFDDLSFGSKLIGIASYNILGQDINIVLHKDSSINTVQDLKGKRISTLFGSNAHRFIITLFDLYDLDVSKDCRLVNEDPRKASKSLANKTIDAYVCCHTFASILEAYTFVRKLPLSQTISLRIPSIRGIVCRSQFIKENPKIVVAYLHDLVVANYWFNSSPINAADLLTKVIDVRTTQVNQFFNPVFGNRIDPTLKPQWSWLLKTLNRRLEGKYGISLFDLDFWIDDYFLRLVYNLLNIDYHFHQVSFASEFSSSYFVEEQFSRHIKVLYDKYNLPLPNEDSNHTAISSLG, encoded by the coding sequence ATGAATAAGATTAAACTCGAAGATATTACCCTAAATCACCTCAAAATCTTAAAAGCAGTAGATGACTGTGGTAGCTTCTCTAAAGCGGCACAAAAACTAGGTTATAGTCAAGCGCTAATTAGTAAAAAAGTCAAACAAATAGAGGATTATTTCGGAGTAATTCTCCTAAATCGCTCACCTGGCTCTATATGCTTGACTAATAAAGGCAGGAAATTGATTTCCCAGACACTTAATGTCGTAGAAACTGTAGAAAATCTGCAAGAAGAATTTCAGGCAACATTTAGCGCTGAAGGCGAAGATTTGATATTGGGAGCTACTAGTTTAATTTTAGAAGTCTGGCTCAAACAATATTTGCAGCGATTTCAGCTTTGTTTTCCAGGTAGAAATCTTAAAGAAATTACGGTTAAAAATAATAGATTTTTTTCCAATTCTCAACTCCTAGAAATGGATCTCTTGCTCAACAGTTGCGCTGGATACAAAGAAGAACACCATTGCACTAGATTAAAAACTCATAAAATGCTGTTGGTTTCCTTTGGGGCAAGTAAATATCTCAATGAGCATAGCCTAGTTAAAATAAATGATATCGACCTGACTGATATTGTGCTTTTAGATGAGGTTCATCAGGAACTATCTAAAAATGAGTTTTTGATGAACAAATTAAGCGGTGTACAAGTTCTACACAGTTATCAAGATGTACTAAAATACGCTGACAAAAATCAAAAGCTAACGATTTTACCCGACTTTTGTCAAGCTGATATCATATCTCAATACCAAGTTTTAACTTTTCCGATTCAAGATATTAATGAATATGGAATTTATCTTCATGTTCCTCGATTTAGTGAATTGTTAATATCCGCAGAGAGCTTGGTAAGAAGTTTTAGACTAGATCCAGATAATTTAGAAAGTTTGCCCAACGTAAATCTATTTTTAGGTAGCTGTTCTCCCAAAGAAGAAAATGTTCTTAGGATAGGTATTCAGAGAGATTCCATAGGACAGTTTATTGCTGGATATGGGACTAAGTATATTTCTGATTTACAGAAAGCCTCATCACTTGAACAGGCTATGTTCAAAAATATTGAAATTAATCGAGATTTCGAGTTACAAATTCTGCCGTTTGCTTCTGGGGAACAAATGAACCGACAGATGAAACGTGGAGAACTAGATATTTGTATTTTAGATGATATTTCTCTCTTGAATAATGGTAGTCAATTCTTTGATGATTTAAGTTTTGGTTCTAAATTAATTGGGATTGCTTCGTATAATATTTTGGGTCAAGATATAAATATTGTTCTACACAAAGATTCTTCTATAAATACTGTCCAGGATCTAAAAGGTAAACGAATTTCTACCTTATTTGGTTCAAATGCTCATAGGTTCATCATTACTCTTTTTGATCTCTATGATCTGGATGTCAGTAAAGATTGTAGGTTAGTGAATGAAGATCCTCGGAAAGCAAGTAAGAGCTTGGCGAATAAAACTATAGATGCTTACGTATGTTGTCATACTTTTGCCTCCATTTTAGAAGCTTATACTTTTGTGAGAAAGCTGCCTTTATCTCAAACAATTAGTTTAAGAATTCCATCAATTAGAGGAATTGTTTGTCGCTCACAGTTCATTAAAGAAAATCCTAAAATTGTAGTTGCTTATTTACATGATTTAGTAGTTGCGAACTATTGGTTTAATTCATCTCCAATCAATGCGGCAGATTTATTAACTAAAGTAATTGATGTGAGAACAACTCAAGTAAATCAGTTTTTTAATCCTGTATTTGGTAATCGCATCGATCCGACTCTCAAACCTCAATGGTCTTGGTTACTGAAAACTTTAAATCGCAGGTTGGAAGGAAAATATGGTATTTCACTATTTGATCTAGATTTTTGGATAGATGATTATTTCTTAAGACTTGTCTACAACTTGCTGAATATAGATTATCACTTTCACCAGGTTTCTTTTGCAAGTGAATTTTCTAGCAGCTATTTTGTCGAGGAACAGTTTAGCAGACATATAAAAGTTCTCTATGATAAGTACAATTTACCCCTACCAAATGAAGATAGCAATCACACAGCAATATCCAGTTTAGGATGA
- a CDS encoding replication restart DNA helicase PriA has product MQTVQKIYCPNCGSHAERYYISDSQLTRTQCPSCDYLMISCTRTGKVIEAYAPGIHAPAR; this is encoded by the coding sequence ATGCAGACAGTACAAAAGATTTACTGCCCAAATTGTGGTAGTCATGCAGAGCGTTACTATATTTCTGATAGCCAATTAACTCGCACACAATGCCCAAGTTGTGATTACTTAATGATTAGTTGTACTCGCACCGGCAAAGTGATTGAGGCTTATGCCCCTGGTATTCATGCACCCGCTAGATAA
- the rlmN gene encoding 23S rRNA (adenine(2503)-C(2))-methyltransferase RlmN, with the protein MSATPLVSQVDSHNPEKSELISPLLGASLAELTAWVQQQGQPTYRGKQLHEWIYDKGVRSLSDISVFSKQWRAELAEVPVGRSILHYRSEAPDGTVKYLLRLADGQIIETVGIPTFAERGDGPKSRLTVCVSTQVGCPMACDFCATGKGGYKRNLARHEIVDQVLTVQEDFRQRVSNVVFMGLGEPLLNTENVLAALKSLNQDVGIGQRSLTVSTVGIRDRIRQFAQNNLQITLAVSLHAPNQALREKLIPSARAYPLEDLLAECREYVEITGRRVTFEYVLLAGVNDLPEHALELSKCMRGFQSHVNLIPYNPIQEVDYKRPNRDRIEAFVNVLKQQNTAVSVRYSRGLEADAACGQLRASKN; encoded by the coding sequence ATGTCTGCTACGCCTCTTGTATCTCAGGTTGACTCACACAACCCAGAAAAATCAGAATTAATCTCTCCCCTTCTCGGTGCTTCTTTGGCGGAGTTAACTGCTTGGGTGCAGCAGCAAGGACAACCTACTTACAGAGGAAAGCAGCTGCATGAATGGATCTATGACAAGGGAGTGCGATCGCTATCTGATATTTCTGTCTTCTCCAAACAATGGCGTGCAGAATTAGCAGAAGTTCCCGTAGGGCGCTCAATTTTACATTACCGCTCTGAGGCTCCCGATGGTACAGTCAAATATCTTTTACGATTAGCAGACGGTCAAATTATTGAAACTGTTGGCATCCCCACCTTCGCAGAAAGGGGAGATGGCCCAAAATCCCGTCTGACAGTTTGTGTTTCTACTCAGGTGGGTTGCCCAATGGCGTGTGATTTCTGCGCTACTGGTAAGGGAGGCTACAAACGCAACCTAGCACGGCATGAAATTGTTGATCAGGTGTTGACTGTGCAAGAAGATTTTCGGCAACGGGTTAGCAATGTCGTATTTATGGGACTGGGTGAACCTTTGTTGAATACTGAGAATGTCCTAGCAGCATTGAAATCTCTAAATCAAGATGTCGGTATAGGACAGCGATCGCTTACAGTTTCTACAGTTGGTATTCGCGATCGCATTCGTCAGTTCGCGCAAAACAATTTGCAAATCACTCTGGCTGTGAGTCTTCACGCACCCAACCAAGCACTACGCGAAAAACTCATCCCCAGCGCCCGCGCCTATCCTCTAGAAGATTTACTGGCTGAATGTCGGGAATATGTGGAAATCACTGGACGCCGCGTTACCTTTGAATATGTTCTTCTCGCGGGTGTTAATGATCTACCAGAACATGCATTGGAACTTTCAAAATGTATGCGAGGATTTCAAAGTCATGTGAATTTGATTCCTTATAATCCCATTCAAGAAGTAGACTATAAACGCCCCAACCGCGATCGCATTGAAGCATTTGTCAACGTCCTCAAGCAGCAAAATACTGCCGTTAGTGTGCGTTATTCTCGTGGTTTAGAAGCCGATGCTGCTTGCGGGCAATTGAGAGCCAGTAAGAATTAA
- a CDS encoding phenylpyruvate tautomerase MIF-related protein, whose product MPLIKVQTSAESPQKAEIESMLLNLSAKLAKHLGKPESYVMTAFEPGIPMTFAGNTDPVCYIEIKSIGTMKPDQTAAMSQDFCQQINQTLGVPKNRIYIEFADAKGAMWGWNGTTFG is encoded by the coding sequence ATGCCATTAATTAAAGTGCAAACTTCTGCTGAATCTCCTCAAAAAGCTGAAATTGAGTCAATGCTTTTAAACCTATCAGCCAAGTTAGCAAAACATTTGGGAAAACCAGAATCCTATGTAATGACTGCTTTTGAGCCAGGAATTCCCATGACTTTTGCAGGGAATACAGACCCGGTTTGCTACATTGAAATTAAAAGCATTGGCACAATGAAGCCAGACCAAACCGCAGCAATGAGTCAAGACTTTTGCCAGCAGATTAACCAAACTCTCGGTGTGCCGAAAAATCGCATTTACATAGAGTTTGCAGACGCCAAGGGTGCAATGTGGGGCTGGAATGGCACAACCTTTGGTTAA
- the cobM gene encoding precorrin-4 C(11)-methyltransferase, producing the protein MCAYKSEYTESLSYKKTLYAVEPSVYIVGAGPGDPDLLTVKAQKLLAAADVILFADSLVPEQILELCRKDAEIIRTANQTLEEILPIMIDRVRSQHKSLVRLHSGDPSLYSAIHEQMHLLAEEDIPFEVIPGISAFQAAAAKLKIELTVPGLVQTIILTRISGRTEVPATEELATLAAHQASLCLYLSARHVENAQAKLLEHYPAETLIAICFRIGWPDEKIRVVPLNEMADCTHEEKLIRTTLYIISPALSPARGRSRLYHPEHNHLFRSSHN; encoded by the coding sequence ATGTGTGCTTATAAAAGTGAATATACAGAAAGTCTAAGCTATAAAAAAACACTATACGCTGTAGAACCATCTGTGTATATTGTCGGAGCAGGCCCCGGAGATCCTGATTTATTAACGGTGAAAGCGCAGAAACTACTGGCTGCTGCTGATGTAATTTTATTTGCTGATTCTTTAGTACCCGAACAGATTTTAGAACTTTGCCGAAAAGATGCGGAGATAATTAGGACTGCGAATCAGACTTTAGAAGAAATTTTGCCGATTATGATCGATAGGGTGCGATCGCAACACAAATCTCTAGTCCGGCTCCATTCTGGCGATCCTAGTCTCTACAGCGCCATCCACGAGCAAATGCACCTCCTCGCAGAGGAAGATATTCCTTTTGAAGTTATACCAGGTATCAGCGCCTTTCAAGCCGCTGCTGCCAAACTCAAAATAGAACTAACTGTCCCTGGTTTAGTTCAAACCATTATTTTGACTCGCATCAGCGGACGTACAGAAGTCCCCGCCACTGAAGAATTAGCAACTCTTGCAGCACATCAGGCTAGTCTTTGTCTGTATTTGAGTGCGCGTCACGTCGAAAATGCCCAAGCTAAATTACTCGAACACTATCCAGCCGAAACCCTCATTGCAATTTGCTTTCGCATCGGATGGCCCGATGAAAAAATCAGGGTTGTCCCTCTGAATGAAATGGCAGACTGCACTCATGAAGAAAAACTAATTCGCACTACACTTTATATAATCAGTCCAGCACTTTCGCCGGCAAGAGGGCGATCGCGTTTATATCATCCTGAACATAATCACCTATTTCGCTCGTCTCATAACTAA
- the lgt gene encoding prolipoprotein diacylglyceryl transferase has product MVLDLSILPLAFQFTSPGPILLKIGPLTIRWYGLLIATAVLIGVILSQNLAKRRNVNPELLGDLFFWLLIGAIPGARLYYVFFEWPKYASTPEKIFAIWEGGIAIHGAILGGVLAALIFAKIKQVSFWQLADLVAPSLILGQAIGRWGNFFNSEAFGDPTDLPWKLYIPPDHRPLEYASADYFHPTFLYESLWDLMVFTLLITLFFRSLAGKPRLKVGTLFLVYWPAYSLGRLWIEGFRTDSLMLGPLRMAQVVSSLGILLGLVGLAWLYLLKRPLPDVVPTSKVNGESGR; this is encoded by the coding sequence ATGGTACTGGATCTTTCCATCTTACCTTTGGCGTTTCAATTTACTTCTCCAGGGCCGATTTTGCTGAAAATAGGGCCACTAACTATCCGTTGGTATGGCTTATTGATTGCTACAGCAGTGTTAATTGGCGTCATCCTTTCCCAGAATTTGGCAAAGCGCCGCAATGTTAATCCTGAGTTGTTAGGTGATTTGTTCTTTTGGTTATTAATTGGGGCAATTCCTGGCGCACGGCTGTATTACGTTTTCTTTGAGTGGCCCAAATATGCTTCAACTCCAGAAAAAATCTTTGCGATTTGGGAAGGAGGTATTGCTATTCACGGAGCTATTCTTGGTGGCGTTTTGGCTGCGTTAATCTTTGCCAAAATCAAGCAGGTTTCTTTTTGGCAACTAGCAGATTTAGTAGCGCCTTCGCTGATTTTAGGTCAAGCGATCGGACGTTGGGGCAATTTCTTTAATTCTGAAGCTTTTGGTGATCCTACTGATTTACCCTGGAAGCTGTATATTCCACCAGACCATCGTCCTCTAGAATATGCTAGTGCTGATTACTTTCATCCCACCTTCCTCTACGAATCTCTGTGGGATTTAATGGTGTTTACGCTACTAATAACGTTGTTTTTCCGGTCTTTAGCCGGTAAGCCACGTCTGAAGGTAGGCACACTATTTCTAGTTTACTGGCCAGCTTATAGCTTAGGACGCTTGTGGATTGAAGGCTTTCGCACTGATAGCTTGATGCTGGGGCCATTACGCATGGCACAAGTAGTGAGTAGTCTGGGAATTTTATTGGGATTAGTTGGATTAGCTTGGCTTTACTTACTCAAACGCCCTTTACCCGATGTCGTTCCTACTTCTAAGGTAAATGGAGAGAGTGGCAGATGA
- the coaD gene encoding pantetheine-phosphate adenylyltransferase produces the protein MIAIYPGSFDPITLGHLDLIQRGSRLFERVIVAVLRNPNKMPLFSVEQRLEQIRHSTQHLPNVEVDSFDGLTVNYAQMRQAQVLLRGLRAVSDFEVELQMAHTNKTLSTQIETVFLATSNEYSFLSSSVVKEIARFGGSIDHLVPPHIALDIYQCYNHKSPMLTPISTEAIPPLKSISVEREA, from the coding sequence GTGATAGCTATTTATCCTGGTAGCTTCGACCCCATCACTTTGGGACACCTAGACCTCATTCAGCGCGGTAGTCGCCTGTTTGAGCGGGTGATTGTCGCTGTACTGCGGAACCCCAACAAAATGCCACTTTTTAGCGTGGAGCAACGGCTAGAGCAGATCCGTCATTCTACACAACATCTACCGAATGTAGAAGTAGACAGCTTTGATGGTCTTACCGTCAACTATGCTCAAATGCGACAAGCACAAGTTTTGCTCCGGGGTTTACGGGCTGTGTCAGATTTTGAAGTGGAACTGCAAATGGCTCACACCAATAAAACTCTTTCTACCCAAATAGAAACAGTTTTTCTTGCAACCTCAAATGAGTATAGTTTTTTAAGTAGTAGTGTGGTAAAAGAGATTGCAAGGTTTGGTGGCTCTATCGATCATCTCGTTCCTCCACACATTGCCCTAGATATATACCAATGCTACAATCACAAATCTCCAATGTTGACCCCAATCTCAACGGAAGCAATCCCCCCCCTCAAGAGCATCTCGGTGGAGAGGGAAGCATAG
- a CDS encoding DivIVA domain-containing protein, giving the protein MLQSQISNVDPNLNGSNPPPQEHLGGEGSIDIQQELNRLEEMVLSSLRIPLTGRTLIDEEKLLDQLDYIRLALPSLFQEAAAILEQKDEILLEAEEYGQQVVEAAQAKRAQILAESDIIQHAEQEAEQLRRQVQQECEGIMQETLAEIDRKRYACQQELEQMRQTAIAHAQEIEDGADAYADGILGNIEQDLKEMLRIITNGRQQLQIDNLTQRNSPPGKKR; this is encoded by the coding sequence ATGCTACAATCACAAATCTCCAATGTTGACCCCAATCTCAACGGAAGCAATCCCCCCCCTCAAGAGCATCTCGGTGGAGAGGGAAGCATAGATATTCAGCAGGAACTCAACCGCCTAGAGGAAATGGTTCTCTCTAGTCTCAGGATTCCGCTGACGGGACGCACACTCATAGATGAAGAAAAGCTGCTAGATCAGCTTGATTACATCCGGCTTGCTTTACCATCACTTTTTCAAGAAGCAGCAGCGATTCTAGAACAAAAGGATGAAATTCTGCTAGAGGCGGAAGAGTATGGACAGCAGGTTGTTGAGGCCGCACAAGCAAAAAGAGCGCAAATTTTAGCTGAAAGCGATATTATTCAACACGCAGAACAGGAAGCTGAACAACTGCGGCGACAGGTGCAACAAGAGTGTGAGGGAATAATGCAAGAAACCCTCGCCGAGATTGACCGCAAGCGGTATGCTTGTCAACAAGAGTTAGAGCAAATGCGACAAACTGCGATCGCTCACGCTCAAGAAATTGAAGATGGTGCTGATGCTTATGCCGATGGCATTTTGGGAAATATTGAGCAGGATCTCAAAGAGATGTTGCGAATTATCACCAACGGAAGGCAACAATTACAAATTGATAACCTCACCCAGCGCAATTCACCTCCTGGTAAAAAAAGATAG